Proteins co-encoded in one Heptranchias perlo isolate sHepPer1 chromosome 9, sHepPer1.hap1, whole genome shotgun sequence genomic window:
- the gtf2b gene encoding transcription initiation factor IIB — translation MASSSRGDPLPRVQCPNHPDAILVEDYRAGDMICPECGLVVGDRVIDVGSEWRTFSNDKATKDPSRVGDAQNPLLNGGDLSTMIGKGTGSASFDEFGNAKYQNRRTLTSSDRAMMNAFKEISNMSDRINLPRNIVDRTNNLFKQVYEQKSLKGRSNDAIASACLYIACRQEGVPRTFKEICAVSRISKKEIGRCFKLILKALETSVDLITTGDFMSRFCSNLGLPKQVQMAATHIARKAVELDLVPGRSPISVAAAAIYMASQASADKRTQKEIGDIAGVADVTIRQSYRLIYPRAADLFPVDFKFDTPVDKLPQL, via the exons ATGGCGTCGAGTAGTCG TGGGGATCCGTTACCCAGGGTGCAATGTCCAAACCATCCAGATGCTATATTGGTAGAAGATTACCGTGCTGGTGACATGATCTGCCCTGAATGTGGGCTTGTAGTAG GTGATAGAGTTATAGATGTTGGCTCAGAGTGGCGAACGTTTAGCAATGACAAAGCAACAAAAGACCCATCTCGAGTTGGTGATGCCCAGAATCCACTGCTAAATGGTGGTGATTTGTCAACCATGATTGGAAAG GGTACTGGATCCGCAAGTTTTGATGAGTTTGGGAATGCAAAATACCAAAATCGTCGGACTCTGACTAGCTCTGACCGAGCAATGATGAATGCGTTTAAGGAAATCAGCAATATGTCTGACAGAATAAACCTGCCCAGAAATATAGTT GATCGAACAAATAATTTATTTAAGCAAGTGTATGAACAAAAAAGCCTAAAGGGAAGGAGTAACGATGCCATTGCTTCTGCCTGTTTGTACATTGCCTGTAGACAAGAAGGTGTACCACGAACATTCAAAG AAATTTGTGCCGTGTCCAGGATTTCAAAGAAGGAAATAGGCCGTTGCTTCAAGTTAATTCTAAAAGCTCTGGAAACCAGTGTGGATCTGATCACTACAGGAGATTTTATGTCCAGGTTCTGTTCAAACTTAGGATTGCCTAAACAAGTACAAATGGCTGCAACTCACATCGCAAGGAAAGCTGTGGAACTGGATTTGGTGCCTGGCAGGAGCcccatttctgtggctgcagcgGCTATTTATATGGCATCGCAAGCTTCAGCAGACAAAAGGACACAGAAAG AGATTGGAGACATTGCTGGTGTAGCTGACGTCACAATCAGGCAGTCCTACAGACTCATCTACCCACGAGCTGCTGATCTCTTTCCTGTTGACTTCAAATTTGATACTCCGGTTGACAAACTGCCCCAGTTGTAA